Part of the Faecalibacterium duncaniae genome, CAGCAGCAGCTTTCACCTGAAGGCAAAGGTTGCCGATGGCATCCGGGAGTGGGATGTCCGGCGCGCGGAGCGCGGCCCCTTTGGCTGCGATTTCTCCACCTATCTGGGCGACCAGAAGCATTCCTGCTCCAACCACTGCATGTTCTGCTTCATCGACCAGCTGCCCCCCGGTATGCGCGAGAGCCTGTATTTCAAGGATGATGACGAGCGGCTGAGCTTTCTGTTCGGCAACTACATCACCATGACCAATATGCAGGATCACGAGATCGACCGCATCATCAAGATGCACATCTCGCCCATCAACATTTCGGTGCACACCACCAACCCCCAGCTCCGTGTCCGGATGCTGGCCAACAAGCGGGGCGGCGAGGTGCTCAAGTACCTGCCCCGTCTGGTGGAGGGCGGCATCGCCGTCAACTGTCAGCTGGTGCTCTGCCGGGGCATCAACGATGGCGAAGAGCTTCGCCGCACCCTGGGCGACCTGCTGGAGCTGACCCCCATGGTGCAGAGCATTGCCGCTGTGCCCTGCGGTGTGACGGATTACCGCCAGAATCTGTTCAAGCAGACCCCCTATGATGCCGAGACCAGCGCCGCTGTCATCGACATCATGGAGGAGTTTGGCGATGAGTGCAAGCGCCGCCACGGCAAGCGCATTATCTACCCCAGCGATGAGTGGTATCTCAAGGCGAGGCGGCCCATCCCCTCGGCGGAGTTCTATGAGGACTTTGACCAGCTGGAAAACGGCGTGGGCATGATGCGCCTGTTCGAGGATGAATTCCGGGCAGAGCTGGACAGGCCCCACCGCATCTACGGCACCAAGCAGATCGATGTGGTCACCGGTACCATGGCAGGCCCCCTCATCACTGAGCTGATGGACGAGCTCCACCGCCAGTACCCCATGATCGATGTAAAAGTTCACGTTGTCAAGAATAATTTCTTTGGCGGCAACGTGGGCGTGGCGGGGCTTGTCACCGCCACCGATATCATTGCCCAGTGTGAGGGAAAGCTGAAAAGCGGCACCCTGGGCATCCCCGCTGTCATGCTGCGGGAAGAAAAAGATACGTTCCTCGATGATATGACCATTGCCCAGCTGGGCGAACGGCTGGGGGTCAAGGTCGAGGTGCTGCCGGTGGGCGGCGGCGATGAGGCAAAAGCCCTGCTCCGCACCGGCCTGCATATTTCGAGAAGAAGAGCATAACGAAAGGAGGAACCCCCTATGAGCAAACCCATCGTAGCAGTGGTTGGCCGCCCCAATGTGGGCAAGTCCACCCTGTTCAATAAGCTCTGCGGCCAGCGGCTGGCCATCGTGGAGGATACCCCGGGCATCACCCGCGACCGCATTTTTGCAAACTGCGAGTGGAGCGGCCACGAGTTCATGCTGGTGGACACC contains:
- a CDS encoding DUF512 domain-containing protein, whose translation is MAIKIDRIDAGSEAEALGLQPGDELLSVDENELNDTLDYDFYTDSSSFHLKAKVADGIREWDVRRAERGPFGCDFSTYLGDQKHSCSNHCMFCFIDQLPPGMRESLYFKDDDERLSFLFGNYITMTNMQDHEIDRIIKMHISPINISVHTTNPQLRVRMLANKRGGEVLKYLPRLVEGGIAVNCQLVLCRGINDGEELRRTLGDLLELTPMVQSIAAVPCGVTDYRQNLFKQTPYDAETSAAVIDIMEEFGDECKRRHGKRIIYPSDEWYLKARRPIPSAEFYEDFDQLENGVGMMRLFEDEFRAELDRPHRIYGTKQIDVVTGTMAGPLITELMDELHRQYPMIDVKVHVVKNNFFGGNVGVAGLVTATDIIAQCEGKLKSGTLGIPAVMLREEKDTFLDDMTIAQLGERLGVKVEVLPVGGGDEAKALLRTGLHISRRRA